Proteins from a genomic interval of Kaistia defluvii:
- a CDS encoding glycogen/starch/alpha-glucan phosphorylase, with protein MSISTQDAEAARAPVAAATEAEIAAARDAINAKLTYAVGKNAVTASDRDWFVATALAVRDRMVDPWIASSKSTYAEGRKRVYYLSLEFLIGRLLFDAMNNLGLTEAFRAALGDLGVDLERLKTVEPDAALGNGGLGRLAACFMDSMASLSIPAYGYGIRYDHGLFRQVVKNGWQQEYPETWLSFGNPWQFERPEVVYDIQFGGSVEAIMSPTGIARYVWHAAETIEAVPYDTPIPGWRGRHVNTLRLWSARAVDPLRLDAFNSGDHIGALVEQVRAEAISKILYPSDESAAGQELRLRQEYFFVSASLQDLIHRHTRTYGDIRSLPDKVAIQLNDTHPAISVAELMRILVDLREIPWEEAWDITVRTLGYTNHTLLPEALETWPVPLLERLLPRQMQIIYLINAIHLEKAKKLTESDDRFLSSVSLIDENNGRRVRMGHLAFIGSHSINGVSALHSDLIKQTIFRDLDEVYPDRLNNKTNGITFRRWLHEANPGLTRILVDTCGVSILDNAEVLTKLEPWASDFGLHEQFGAVRRDNKIALAKLIRDRLDIRVNPNALFDVQIKRIHEYKRQLLNILETIALYQAMRAQPHKEWVPRVKIFAGKAAASYHQAKLIIKLANDVAQVVNNDPTVRDLLKVVFLPNYNVSLAEMIIPAADLSEQISTAGMEASGTGNMKLALNGALTIGTLDGANVEIKERVGDDNIFIFGLTTEEVAARRIAGIDAGDTIAKSRMLADVLEAIETGIFSPGEPARFAALTTALRHHDYFLVTADFDSYYAAQRDVDALWLDRAAWWKASLLNTARVGWFSSDRTIAEYAGEIWNVPVRPAG; from the coding sequence ATGTCGATATCGACCCAGGACGCGGAGGCCGCGCGCGCGCCCGTCGCCGCGGCGACGGAGGCCGAGATCGCCGCCGCCCGCGATGCGATCAACGCCAAGCTGACCTATGCGGTCGGCAAGAACGCCGTCACCGCCAGCGACCGCGACTGGTTCGTCGCCACGGCGCTCGCGGTGCGTGACCGCATGGTCGATCCCTGGATCGCGTCCTCCAAGTCGACCTATGCCGAGGGCCGCAAGCGCGTCTATTACCTGTCGCTCGAATTCCTCATCGGCCGCCTGCTGTTCGACGCGATGAACAATCTCGGCCTCACCGAGGCATTCCGCGCGGCGCTGGGCGATCTCGGCGTCGACCTGGAGAGGCTGAAGACGGTCGAGCCGGACGCGGCGCTCGGCAATGGCGGCCTTGGCCGCCTCGCCGCCTGCTTCATGGATTCCATGGCCTCGCTGTCGATCCCGGCCTATGGCTACGGCATCCGCTACGATCACGGCCTGTTCCGCCAGGTGGTGAAGAACGGCTGGCAGCAGGAATATCCCGAGACCTGGCTCTCCTTCGGCAATCCCTGGCAGTTCGAGCGCCCGGAAGTCGTCTACGACATCCAGTTCGGCGGCTCGGTCGAGGCGATCATGTCGCCGACCGGTATTGCCCGCTATGTCTGGCACGCGGCCGAGACGATCGAGGCCGTGCCCTATGACACGCCGATCCCCGGCTGGCGCGGCCGCCACGTCAACACGCTGCGCCTGTGGTCGGCGCGCGCCGTCGACCCGCTGCGCCTCGACGCCTTCAACTCCGGCGATCATATCGGCGCGCTGGTCGAGCAGGTGCGGGCCGAGGCGATCTCCAAGATCCTCTATCCGAGCGACGAGAGCGCGGCCGGGCAGGAGCTTCGCCTGCGCCAGGAATATTTCTTCGTCTCCGCCTCGCTGCAGGATCTGATCCACCGCCACACCCGCACCTATGGCGACATCCGCTCGCTGCCCGACAAGGTCGCGATCCAGCTCAACGACACCCATCCGGCGATCTCGGTCGCCGAACTGATGCGTATCCTGGTCGATCTGCGCGAAATCCCGTGGGAAGAGGCGTGGGACATCACCGTCCGCACCCTCGGCTACACCAACCACACCCTGCTGCCCGAGGCGCTGGAAACCTGGCCGGTGCCGCTGCTGGAGCGGCTGCTGCCGCGCCAGATGCAGATCATCTACCTGATCAACGCCATCCATCTGGAAAAGGCGAAGAAGCTCACCGAATCGGATGACCGCTTCCTCTCCTCCGTGTCGCTGATCGACGAGAACAATGGCCGTCGCGTTCGCATGGGCCATCTCGCCTTCATCGGCTCGCATTCGATCAACGGCGTGTCGGCGCTGCATTCCGACCTGATCAAGCAGACGATCTTCCGCGATCTCGACGAGGTCTATCCCGACCGCCTCAACAACAAGACCAACGGCATCACCTTCCGACGCTGGCTGCACGAGGCCAATCCGGGGCTGACGCGCATCCTCGTCGACACCTGCGGCGTGTCGATCCTCGACAATGCCGAGGTGCTGACCAAGCTGGAGCCCTGGGCCAGCGATTTCGGCCTGCACGAGCAGTTCGGCGCCGTGCGCCGGGACAACAAGATCGCGCTCGCCAAGCTGATCCGCGACCGCCTCGACATCCGCGTCAATCCAAACGCGCTGTTCGACGTCCAGATCAAGCGCATCCACGAATACAAGCGCCAGCTGCTCAACATCCTGGAGACGATCGCGCTCTACCAGGCCATGCGCGCCCAGCCGCACAAGGAATGGGTGCCCCGCGTAAAAATCTTCGCCGGCAAGGCGGCGGCGAGCTACCACCAGGCCAAGCTGATCATCAAGCTTGCCAATGACGTGGCGCAGGTCGTCAACAACGACCCCACCGTGCGCGACCTGCTGAAGGTGGTGTTCCTGCCGAACTACAATGTCAGCCTGGCCGAGATGATCATCCCGGCCGCCGACCTGTCCGAGCAGATCTCGACTGCCGGCATGGAAGCATCCGGCACCGGCAACATGAAGTTGGCCCTCAATGGCGCGCTCACCATTGGCACGCTCGATGGCGCCAATGTCGAGATCAAGGAACGCGTCGGCGACGACAACATCTTCATCTTCGGCCTGACCACCGAGGAGGTCGCGGCGCGCCGGATCGCCGGCATCGACGCGGGCGACACGATCGCCAAGTCGCGCATGCTGGCCGACGTTCTCGAGGCGATCGAGACGGGCATCTTCTCGCCCGGCGAGCCCGCCCGCTTCGCCGCCCTGACGACGGCGCTACGCCATCACGACTACTTCCTGGTGACCGCAGATTTCGATTCTTACTATGCAGCGCAACGAGACGTTGACGCGTTGTGGCTCGACAGAGCAGCATGGTGGAAAGCGAGCCTGCTGAACACGGCTCGGGTCGGCTGGTTCTCTTCGGACCGCACCATTGCGGAATATGCCGGGGAGATCTGGAATGTGCCCGTCAGACCGGCTGGATAG